A window from Scleropages formosus chromosome 17, fSclFor1.1, whole genome shotgun sequence encodes these proteins:
- the LOC108930991 gene encoding pituitary adenylate cyclase-activating polypeptide type I receptor-like isoform X3 yields the protein MLSEHSDCVIKREHEKCMEKMSREESTEELGLGCPWMWDNLTCWQSAKVGEVVVVNCPELFEFMSPDYELGKISRNCTEDGWSEPFPHYVDACLFDENTTRPDMYYASVKALYTVGYSTSLVSLTTAMVILCRFRKLHCTRNFIHMNLFVSFILRAISVFIKDGVLYAEEDSNHCFVHTVACKAVMVFFHYCVMSNYFWLFIEGLYLFTLLVETFFPERRYFYWYTIIGWGTPTVCVTVWAVLRLHFDDTGCWDMNDNTALWWVIKGPVVASIMINFVLFIGIIIILVQKLQSPDIGGNESSIYLRLARSTLLLIPLFGIHYTVFAFSPEDVSKRERLVFELGLGSFQGFVVAVLYCFLNGEFLPKGAIGDKEEMAELDREPVLCCGPEAEASLAGQQWGQRGHTALHTEQEQLADPHVQPAGGDPEPEPANLNI from the exons GCTGTCCATGGATGTGGGACAATCTGACCTGCTGGCAGTCAGCAAAAGTGGGAGAGGTGGTAGTTGTGAATTGCCCTGAACTCTTTGAGTTCATGAGCCCGGATTATG AACTGGGAAAGATTAGCAGGAACTGCACTGAAGACGGCTGGTCAGAGCCCTTTCCGCACTATGTGGACGCCTGCCTCTTTGACGAGAACACCACCAGGCCT GACATGTACTACGCCTCCGTCAAAGCTCTGTACACGGTGGGCTACAGCACCTCGCTTGTGTCCCTCACAACCGCCATGGTCATCCTCTGCAGGTTCAG aaaACTTCACTGCACCAGGAACTTCATCCACATGAACCTGTTTGTGTCATTTATCCTGCGTGCCATCTCTGTATTCATAAAGGATGGGGTGCTGTATGCGGAGGAAGACAGCAACCACTGCTTTGTACACACT GTTGCATGTAAGGCAGTAATGGTGTTCTTCCACTACTGTGTCATGTCCAACTACTTTTGGCTCTTCATTGAGGGTCTCTACCTTTTCACCTTGCTGGTGGAGACTTTCTTTCCAGAGAGGAGATATTTCTACTGGTACACCATCATTGGATGGG GAACTCCCACAGTTTGTGTGACAGTCTGGGCAGTACTGAGGCTTCATTTTGATGATACAGG TTGCTGGGACATGAATGACAAtactgccctctggtgggtgaTCAAGGGGCCTGTGGTCGCCTCAATCATG ATAAATTTTGTCCTCTTTATTGGAATCATAATAATCTTGGTTCAAAAGCTGCAATCACCAGACATAGGAGGCAATGAATCCAGCATCTATCT GAGGCTGGCCCGCTCCACTCTCCTCCTCATCCCCTTGTTTGGAATCCATTACACCGTGTTTGCCTTTTCACCTGAGGATGTCAGCAAACGTGAGAGGCTGGTGTTCGAACTAGGCCTCGGATCCTTCCAA GGATTTGTGGTGGCAGTGCTCTACTGTTTTCTAAATGGAGAG TTTCTGCCTAAAGGTGCAATCGGAGATAAAGAGGAAATGGCGGAGCTGGACCGTGAACCGGTACTTTGCTGTGGACCTGAAGCAGAGGCATCCCTCGCTGGCCAGCAGTGGGGTCAACGGGGGCACACAGCTCTCCATACTGAGCAAGAGCAGCTCGCAGATCCGCATGTCCAGCCTGCAGGCGGAGACCCTGAACCTGAACCTGCcaacctgaacatctga